The nucleotide sequence ATAATATGCCAAAAATTAAAACTTTAAGCAGTGCTTTAAAACGTTTTAAAAAGACTTCGTGTGGTGGATTTAAAAGAAAAAAAGCTAATTTACGTCATATTTTAACAAAAAAGAAAACGAAACGTAAACGCTATTTAAGAAAAAAAACTATGGTAAAAAAAGAAGATA is from Buchnera aphidicola (Taiwanaphis decaspermi) and encodes:
- the rpmI gene encoding 50S ribosomal protein L35 → MPKIKTLSSALKRFKKTSCGGFKRKKANLRHILTKKKTKRKRYLRKKTMVKKEDIKKIKSFFPYL